The nucleotide sequence TTATTCCAATAAATATACGATTGTAATTGTATTTTTTCCAAAGATTTTATGACATGGAAGTCACTTGTATCATCTACCACTAAGTAAAAATCTTCATTTTTATCCACTACTATCCCTTCTTCAAAAAAGTTTTCTGTATATCTCATTACAATCACCTCACTATTATTTGATGATGTACTCTGCTGTTAATATAGTTATACCTTTTTTTACCTATAAATCCTTTTTGCCATCTTTTCCATATTCTTTTTGTACCATTAATTTAATATTCCATATATTTCTTAAACAGAATTTTTATAAAAAAAATAAGGGCTATTTCCCCTCATTTTTCCAAAAATAATTTCTGTTATTAAAATTTTCTATGTAGTATTTCATCAATTCTAAAATTTCTATTATCATAGTATCATCTATAGAACTTTCTAATAAATTTTCAATTTTATTCTTATATTTCAATATTTCATGTGAACTCTCTTTTTTTATAGAAACTATAGAACTTTTTATAAAATCACTTAGCAAAATCAAAACTTCTACATATCTTACATCCATATCATTACTTTTTATTCTAGAATATATCAATTTTAATTTATCCATAAATACAAGACTGTCTTTTAGTATCATTTTGCTATTTTCTTCCCCTGCATTTTCAAGATCTTTCATAAGGATTTCTCTAAACATATAACCCCTCATAATATATTCATCCAAATGTTTATTATTTTCATTCTTTAAAAGTTCTACCATCTCATCCAAAAGAACGACATCATTTTCAACCATTCGAATTACCCTTCCTTTTATAGTTGATCTAGCTCTATCCCTTAATAAAAATTCTACAATGTACACTATCCCTCCTGCCATAATTGTATATAACATCCTGTGCATATAGCTATTTTCTGGTGACAGATAAGATAAACTCATGAGTACCGCACTGATTGTAGCAAACATTACAACCGGAACATATGAAACTCTCATCAGACAGAAAGATGGATAAAAAGATAAGATTGCAATAATCAATCTGCCTTCAGTACTTGGAACTACTAAAATTATAATACTTACAAGGATTAATCCGAATACTGTTCCCAGTATTCTGTCCCAAATTTTCTTTTTAGAATCCATTCCATAGGGTTGTGCTATAACTACCATAGCAGTCGGCAGCCAGACTGATTTAACCATCCCAAATTTTTGAAATATAAATATTCCTATTGTAAAAGTTATCGCAAGCTGTATAGCATGCCTCATTCTGGTGGTATTCAGAGATAAACTCTCTTTCAGATAGTATAATGTCTTACGATTTTTTTTATATTTTTCATCAACCTCATTTACTTCTTTAGTTAATAAATTTTTTCGATTTTTTAAGATAACTTTTGCTGTATTTATAGGAACTCCCAATGATTTTATATC is from Psychrilyobacter atlanticus DSM 19335 and encodes:
- a CDS encoding FUSC family protein, yielding MLWEAFKILLIGVTAYGISSYLLGGIPSFLSAISAVGGYFFNLKGLNKKRITIRTINLWIIFSLAVFIPYIAKENTTALVVCTFIFVGVTAFFSLEEYLGGFLAHVPAMYIYIYSFFNKEPNDYLKSLAGVLIGILVGYLYIRIFCKNNPNDKMEQAVEEYLDSLIEEVKSCRSGKDIQRAREEGRKFYKKFLDEFYKTSYGSYLGDEKGKKSFEFVLSLHQLIERFRIKNKKEPFTYDKYLELENFLKDVKNNQDIDIKSLGVPINTAKVILKNRKNLLTKEVNEVDEKYKKNRKTLYYLKESLSLNTTRMRHAIQLAITFTIGIFIFQKFGMVKSVWLPTAMVVIAQPYGMDSKKKIWDRILGTVFGLILVSIIILVVPSTEGRLIIAILSFYPSFCLMRVSYVPVVMFATISAVLMSLSYLSPENSYMHRMLYTIMAGGIVYIVEFLLRDRARSTIKGRVIRMVENDVVLLDEMVELLKNENNKHLDEYIMRGYMFREILMKDLENAGEENSKMILKDSLVFMDKLKLIYSRIKSNDMDVRYVEVLILLSDFIKSSIVSIKKESSHEILKYKNKIENLLESSIDDTMIIEILELMKYYIENFNNRNYFWKNEGK